From a single Anaerolineaceae bacterium oral taxon 439 genomic region:
- a CDS encoding sugar ABC transporter substrate-binding protein produces the protein MKKFYIALILIVVACFQVAVGTAPVLANASEQQQIAPGDFKIVMIVKQSDSWFDDMATGIEQLKKDTGLNVSVQVPETGDAASQIAIMENLIAQGVDAICIVPNDPEALLPTIQKARDAGIVVVTHEAPGIADSVDLDIEAFVNEDFGELFGENLAAAMGGKGAYVGFVGGLTMETHMAWYNAAVNYIAGKYPEMKNLADEPFEDKNSVEGAYNKTLEILKAYPEINGFFDCSAHGGGISQALSEKGKANDIKVVSLALPSMSATYLKDGSMQHGQAWRPADAGYATCYAAYLIASGQGVETGSDLKATGYDNINVVDNIAYGFAPLEFTADNIDDYNF, from the coding sequence ATGAAAAAATTTTATATCGCATTGATCCTCATTGTCGTTGCCTGTTTTCAAGTCGCAGTCGGCACCGCGCCGGTTTTGGCCAATGCGTCAGAACAACAGCAAATCGCGCCCGGCGATTTCAAGATCGTCATGATCGTGAAACAAAGCGATTCGTGGTTCGACGATATGGCCACGGGAATTGAGCAGCTGAAAAAAGATACAGGCCTGAACGTATCGGTACAGGTCCCCGAAACAGGTGATGCCGCGAGCCAGATCGCAATCATGGAAAACCTGATCGCGCAAGGTGTCGATGCGATCTGTATCGTTCCAAATGATCCGGAAGCGCTCCTTCCGACGATTCAAAAAGCGAGAGATGCTGGAATTGTCGTTGTAACGCATGAAGCTCCAGGCATCGCCGACAGCGTCGACCTTGACATTGAAGCGTTCGTCAATGAAGATTTTGGTGAATTGTTTGGTGAAAACCTTGCCGCAGCAATGGGCGGAAAAGGCGCGTACGTTGGTTTCGTCGGCGGACTTACGATGGAAACCCATATGGCGTGGTATAACGCCGCCGTTAACTATATTGCCGGGAAATATCCGGAAATGAAAAATCTCGCCGACGAACCCTTTGAAGATAAGAACAGTGTTGAAGGCGCGTATAACAAAACGCTCGAAATCCTGAAAGCTTACCCGGAAATCAATGGATTCTTTGATTGCTCCGCTCATGGCGGCGGAATCAGTCAGGCGCTATCGGAAAAAGGGAAAGCCAATGATATTAAAGTCGTTTCGCTTGCGCTGCCGTCCATGTCCGCGACCTATCTGAAAGATGGTTCCATGCAGCATGGCCAGGCTTGGCGCCCAGCCGATGCGGGTTACGCAACCTGCTACGCGGCATATTTAATCGCGTCAGGCCAAGGCGTTGAAACCGGCTCAGATCTTAAAGCCACAGGATACGATAATATCAACGTGGTTGACAATATTGCCTATGGATTCGCGCCGCTTGAATTTACGGCAGACAATATAGACGATTATAATTTCTAA
- a CDS encoding lipase: MEPILIAEKITKTFAGVQALKNIDLKVNRGEIHCLVGENGCGKSTLIKCISGVYTQDSGYIILNNNRYQKLTTGQAIREGVQVIYQDLSLFLQMSVAENIAIERLRAENRKIVNWNEVYRIATEQLQKIGVELDLDKKISESSMATRQLTAICRALAHDAKILIMDEPTTTLTKKEVTLLLKIVRNLQSNGISIIFVSHKLNEVFSIADVITVLRNGEKIGDFDRNELDEKSLSKHITGREIDYPRYKRTIKNDTPILEVNQLSRNNQFTNISFDLRKGDILGLIGLLGSGRTEIALSLFGLNPTNSGTIRVEGKNLKITSPQAAKANKIALLPEDRFSQGLFMGRKITENVSATILDRISKRYIIDKKEEDEIAEDCIATLKIRTPSKETIINTLSGGNQQKTVIGKWMETKPSIFIMDSPTVGIDIGSKAEIYQQIHSLATDGMAFILISDEAEEILANCNKVLILQDGSIKTVLDEEDLEKPDARETILDIVGSKEEKNIERV; this comes from the coding sequence ATGGAACCAATCCTGATTGCGGAAAAAATTACGAAGACCTTTGCCGGCGTCCAGGCATTGAAAAATATCGATCTGAAAGTCAATCGAGGAGAAATCCACTGTTTAGTTGGAGAAAATGGGTGTGGAAAATCGACGCTGATAAAATGTATTTCAGGCGTATATACGCAAGATTCAGGGTATATCATCCTGAATAACAATCGTTACCAAAAGCTAACAACAGGGCAGGCAATTCGAGAAGGCGTGCAGGTAATTTATCAAGATCTTTCACTCTTTCTTCAAATGAGCGTAGCTGAAAATATCGCGATTGAAAGATTACGCGCGGAAAACAGAAAAATTGTTAATTGGAACGAAGTCTATCGGATCGCAACCGAACAACTGCAAAAAATCGGCGTTGAGCTCGATTTAGACAAAAAGATCAGCGAGTCCTCAATGGCCACACGGCAACTGACCGCAATCTGCAGAGCGTTAGCGCATGACGCAAAAATCCTGATTATGGATGAGCCTACGACTACTTTGACGAAAAAGGAAGTAACCCTTCTTCTCAAAATCGTTCGCAACCTGCAATCAAACGGGATATCGATTATTTTCGTGAGTCACAAGTTAAACGAGGTATTCTCTATTGCCGACGTTATCACGGTTCTTCGAAATGGCGAAAAAATCGGCGACTTTGATCGAAACGAGCTTGATGAAAAATCCTTATCTAAACATATAACAGGAAGAGAAATTGACTACCCAAGATACAAAAGAACAATCAAAAACGATACGCCAATCCTTGAAGTCAACCAATTATCAAGAAATAATCAATTTACAAACATATCTTTCGACCTTCGAAAAGGAGATATTCTCGGATTAATTGGATTGCTTGGTTCCGGGCGCACCGAAATCGCGCTATCGCTTTTCGGACTGAATCCAACAAATTCTGGAACGATCAGGGTTGAAGGAAAAAATCTGAAAATTACATCCCCGCAAGCAGCGAAGGCAAACAAGATAGCGCTCCTGCCTGAAGATCGTTTTTCACAAGGTCTCTTTATGGGGCGAAAAATAACCGAAAACGTATCCGCGACAATTTTAGACCGCATTTCAAAAAGATATATCATAGATAAAAAGGAAGAGGATGAAATTGCAGAGGACTGTATCGCAACTCTGAAAATTCGCACGCCATCAAAAGAAACGATTATCAACACGCTCTCCGGCGGGAATCAACAAAAAACAGTCATTGGAAAATGGATGGAAACAAAACCCTCAATTTTTATCATGGATAGCCCTACGGTAGGAATTGATATCGGATCGAAAGCTGAGATATACCAACAAATTCACAGCCTTGCTACGGACGGAATGGCATTCATACTTATATCCGATGAAGCGGAAGAAATCCTCGCAAACTGTAACAAGGTGCTGATTTTACAGGATGGTTCGATAAAGACGGTTTTAGACGAGGAGGATTTGGAAAAGCCAGACGCAAGAGAAACAATTTTAGATATTGTAGGCAGCAAAGAGGAAAAAAACATCGAACGGGTATAA
- a CDS encoding inner-membrane translocator, producing the protein MKRKSDQYQKVLIAIIALYCVFVGAVNPAFLQVTTIFDIVRTASTSVILAIGLLVVMISGGIDVSFMAIALFGSYTTINIMISSGINNFLFAAICSMAFGIVLGAINAALINWLKLPPFIITLGTQNLFHGIMTTFISDKSFGAGVLPTGLHKFGSGTLFKIQTEDGIVGLTLSIVPVILAMSITWFFLNRTMIGRGVIAVGNDEESARRIGFDPNKIRFFVYIWSGILAGLAGIIYVAQINALYPNKMIGGELPIVAAVVIGGTKITGGEGNIFGAILGILIIYILNSTLILIGLSSSWNDLFTGSILVVAIAISSYQERLRNQNNLIFTN; encoded by the coding sequence ATGAAACGAAAATCAGACCAGTACCAAAAAGTTTTGATAGCCATCATCGCGCTCTACTGCGTTTTCGTAGGCGCTGTTAATCCTGCTTTTTTACAGGTTACCACCATTTTCGATATCGTTCGAACCGCTTCGACTTCGGTAATTCTTGCAATTGGATTGTTAGTCGTGATGATTTCCGGCGGGATTGACGTTTCCTTCATGGCGATCGCGCTTTTCGGAAGCTATACCACGATAAATATCATGATTTCGTCAGGCATTAATAATTTTCTCTTCGCCGCAATCTGCTCAATGGCTTTCGGAATTGTATTAGGGGCAATTAATGCCGCCCTGATTAATTGGTTAAAACTCCCGCCGTTCATTATTACGCTGGGAACGCAGAACCTCTTCCACGGGATCATGACAACATTCATCAGCGATAAATCTTTTGGGGCTGGGGTTTTACCAACGGGACTTCACAAATTTGGAAGCGGAACGCTCTTCAAAATTCAAACTGAGGATGGGATTGTCGGCTTGACGCTGTCAATCGTTCCCGTTATTCTGGCAATGTCTATAACCTGGTTTTTTCTCAATAGAACAATGATAGGAAGAGGGGTTATCGCCGTAGGAAACGACGAAGAATCGGCACGCCGCATTGGTTTCGATCCAAATAAAATTCGATTCTTTGTGTATATCTGGTCTGGCATTTTAGCCGGGTTAGCCGGAATTATATACGTCGCGCAAATCAATGCTCTATACCCCAATAAAATGATAGGAGGCGAGTTGCCCATCGTTGCGGCAGTCGTCATCGGCGGCACAAAAATTACGGGCGGGGAAGGCAATATCTTCGGAGCAATATTGGGGATTCTCATCATCTATATCCTGAACTCGACGTTGATCCTGATCGGGCTGTCCTCATCATGGAACGACCTTTTCACCGGTTCAATCTTAGTTGTCGCCATCGCGATCAGTTCTTATCAAGAGCGGCTTCGGAATCAAAACAACCTTATATTTACGAATTAG
- a CDS encoding inner-membrane translocator, translated as MKSFREKLFEDINFSILLGLVITVCVLSAILFPNLMFSEANIKSMAFQIPEFGFLALAMMLSNLSGGIDLSIINIANTVSIFSAFTLNGTWLPLLPESFRIPAALLIAILSSVLFGIFNGILISKTSAPSLISTLGTMILFQGIGMALTSGVSVGNIVFSFTEFGKAEFYGVPVIFIVFAVVSILLTIFLEKTKFGREIYLYGENKVAARFSGINTGKVCAWTFILSAILSGISGLIILSRVNSAKVGYGSSYLLQTMIVCVVGGINPNGGSGRVRGVFLAIILMQIMSSAFTMLSLSPYTKKLIWGSVLILVLGLNHLIGNINAKTERK; from the coding sequence ATGAAATCATTCAGAGAAAAGCTATTTGAAGATATAAATTTTTCAATCTTGCTTGGGTTGGTAATAACTGTCTGCGTTTTATCCGCAATCCTTTTCCCGAATCTGATGTTTTCCGAAGCAAATATCAAATCGATGGCATTTCAGATTCCTGAATTCGGATTCCTCGCGTTGGCCATGATGCTATCGAATCTCAGCGGTGGAATCGATTTATCCATCATCAATATTGCGAATACGGTTTCAATTTTTTCAGCCTTCACGCTCAATGGAACCTGGCTGCCCTTGCTTCCCGAATCATTCAGAATTCCTGCGGCCCTTCTTATCGCAATTCTGTCAAGCGTTCTCTTCGGAATATTTAATGGGATCCTGATTTCAAAGACTTCCGCCCCTTCATTAATTTCGACGTTAGGAACGATGATCTTGTTCCAGGGGATCGGGATGGCGCTAACGAGCGGCGTAAGCGTCGGCAATATCGTTTTCTCTTTTACAGAATTCGGGAAAGCCGAGTTTTACGGCGTGCCGGTTATTTTTATCGTTTTTGCGGTGGTTTCAATTTTATTAACGATATTCCTGGAAAAGACTAAATTTGGCCGCGAGATTTATTTATATGGAGAGAATAAAGTGGCCGCGAGATTCAGCGGTATCAATACCGGGAAAGTTTGTGCATGGACATTTATTCTCTCCGCAATATTGTCCGGAATATCAGGATTGATCATCCTCAGCAGAGTTAATTCGGCGAAAGTCGGCTATGGATCGTCTTATCTACTCCAAACGATGATCGTCTGTGTCGTCGGGGGTATTAATCCGAATGGAGGAAGCGGACGAGTACGAGGGGTCTTTTTAGCTATTATCCTCATGCAGATCATGTCCAGCGCGTTCACAATGCTCTCCCTTTCTCCATATACAAAGAAATTAATCTGGGGTTCCGTATTAATCTTAGTATTGGGATTAAATCATCTGATCGGAAATATAAACGCAAAAACTGAAAGGAAATAA
- a CDS encoding 6-phospho-3-hexuloisomerase, which produces MDINTFKDDYIKLYETVLAEHEQVFQNQNLDELRETIEEIIKADRVFIMGVGREGIAARGFAMRLMHLGKETHWIWDDTTPGMGENDLFIAVNGSGKIGHIHYVVEQAKNTGARILVVTGNPNEKTPLLADKTLFVPAAVFNGTDTRCIESIQPMGNLFEQHLFLLFDMIIMLSEKDLNLSHELMEKRHRNIE; this is translated from the coding sequence ATGGATATAAATACGTTTAAAGACGACTATATAAAATTGTACGAGACCGTTTTGGCCGAGCACGAACAAGTTTTTCAAAATCAGAACTTAGACGAGCTCCGGGAAACGATCGAAGAAATCATCAAAGCTGATCGAGTTTTCATCATGGGTGTTGGACGTGAAGGAATCGCGGCGAGGGGTTTCGCAATGCGTCTGATGCATTTAGGAAAGGAAACACACTGGATCTGGGATGATACGACCCCAGGTATGGGGGAGAACGATTTATTTATTGCGGTAAACGGTTCTGGAAAAATAGGCCATATTCATTATGTGGTGGAGCAGGCAAAAAACACAGGAGCCAGAATCCTCGTCGTTACAGGGAACCCAAATGAAAAAACGCCATTGCTTGCTGATAAAACGCTATTCGTCCCCGCTGCCGTATTCAATGGAACAGACACGCGGTGTATCGAATCAATTCAACCCATGGGAAATTTATTTGAGCAGCATCTCTTTTTACTATTTGATATGATCATCATGCTGTCAGAAAAGGATTTGAACCTTTCCCACGAATTAATGGAAAAACGCCACAGGAATATAGAATAA
- a CDS encoding uracil phosphoribosyltransferase gives MSKLTISNHPLIQHKLSILRSVDTNPTIFRQVVNELGMLLCYESTFDLPIRPIDVETPLMKTSGQVMREHIALIPILRAGLGMVEGIWTLIPNAHVFHIGFYRNEETLQPVEYYNKLPKDHPFNLAFILDPMLATGGSAIAAIHIVKKWGACRIKFIGLIGAPEGIDALTRAHPDVDIHLAAVDERLNERGYILPGLGDAGDRQFGTVF, from the coding sequence ATGTCAAAACTCACCATCAGCAATCATCCGCTCATTCAGCATAAGCTGTCCATCCTTCGATCCGTCGACACCAACCCGACCATTTTCCGCCAGGTCGTCAATGAGCTTGGCATGCTGCTCTGTTACGAATCAACGTTCGATCTGCCGATTCGCCCGATCGACGTTGAAACCCCGCTGATGAAAACCAGCGGGCAGGTCATGCGCGAGCATATCGCGCTGATCCCGATTCTCCGCGCCGGATTAGGAATGGTCGAAGGAATTTGGACGCTGATCCCCAACGCCCATGTTTTTCATATCGGTTTCTACCGAAACGAAGAAACGCTTCAGCCGGTCGAATACTATAATAAACTGCCAAAAGATCATCCGTTCAACTTAGCGTTCATTTTGGATCCGATGCTTGCGACCGGCGGTTCCGCGATCGCTGCTATCCATATTGTAAAAAAATGGGGCGCCTGCCGGATTAAATTCATCGGGCTGATCGGCGCGCCGGAAGGCATCGACGCCCTGACCCGGGCTCATCCCGACGTCGATATTCATCTGGCCGCCGTGGACGAGCGCCTGAACGAACGAGGGTATATCCTTCCCGGCCTCGGCGACGCTGGCGACCGCCAGTTCGGGACCGTATTCTAA